agagtggtCCATTGCGCGCTACTCCCAGTGGCTGGATGATCATCCCTCTGAGAGAGACAGGCTCACTCTCATCAGGTAACCGCTTTCATTTGGTTCCAACTCTTCTAGTGTtggtggaaacacacacatcaagtaatcatattacaataaataaacactaaatGAACAGTGTTCCTAAATGATCAGACACtttttctctgctctcctctcaggGGCGCTCTGGAGGCCTACGTGCAGTCAGTGAGGGCTCGTCAGGGGAAGGAGTTCACGCCCATCTATCCAATCATGCTCCAGCTGTTACAGAGAGCCACCAGCAGCTCACAGGATGTCCGAGCGTGACGGGGCCGACACAGCTGTAGATTTAACGGTACCTGAGCAGAGCGCAGTGCAGCATGTGGTGAGTTGGAGAGGATGTGAAGTCAGAGGAAGCTGCTCGTCTTTATTATTCCACACTACAGCTGCTGTATCCAGCTAAGTGATTCTTCTTATTCATACATTTCTGACTAAATCAAGGGACTGTTGTGGAGGGACTCATGGATGTTTGATTTTGAATGTTGGTTTTACTTCTAATTCCAGCACTGACTCTAGCAAG
The window above is part of the Plectropomus leopardus isolate mb unplaced genomic scaffold, YSFRI_Pleo_2.0 unplaced_scaffold20590, whole genome shotgun sequence genome. Proteins encoded here:
- the LOC121965565 gene encoding conserved oligomeric Golgi complex subunit 5-like, whose product is MCLPPDSALQCVSLLTLHSPPQRAEWSIARYSQWLDDHPSERDRLTLIRGALEAYVQSVRARQGKEFTPIYPIMLQLLQRATSSSQDVRA